The sequence CAATTGCAGACGTGGAGCTCAGGCCAACCCTTACTCTCGCGGCTGCAGCGCCATCACTCGCTGCCGGCGCTGAATCTTTGTAACTCTCTCtttaaatctttctttttcctaaaaaaaatcttttttctttttttctgatatataattttcagaaatttctaCGTTTTTTTTTGCCGGTTTAATATTTCTAAGTTGCATTAGATTTCGTTACACATATATTGTAAATGTTTCTGAGAATTTATCTCTGTTTATTGATGTAAGTTTGTTAtataaaaccacaaaaacaaaaataaaaatattatggaataaatacattattaatttatagtatcaTGAATGATAAAAGGAATATTGATAGCCAGGTAATTCGNNNNNNNNNNNNNNNNNNNNNNNNNNNNNNNNNNNNNNNNNNNNNNNNNNNNNNNNNNNNNNNNNNNNNNNNNNNNNNNNNNNNNNNNNNNNNNNNNNNNNNNNNNNNNNNNNNNNNNNNNNNNNNNNNNNNNNNNNNNNNNNNNNNNNNNNNNNNNNNNNNNNNNNNNNNNNNNNNNNNNNNNNNNNNNNNNNNNNNNNNNNNNNNNNNNNNNNNNNNNNNNNNNNNNNNNNNNNNNNNNNNNNNNNNNNNNNNNNNNNNNNNNNNNNNNNNNNNNNNNNNNNNNNNNNNNNNNNNNNNNNNNNNNNNNNNNNNNNNNNNNNNNNNNNNNNNNNNNNNNNNNNNNNNNNNNNNNNNNNNNNNNNNNNNNNNNNNNNNNNNNNNNNNNNNNNNNNNNNNNNNNNNNNNNNNNNNNNNNNNNNNNNNNNNNNNNNNNNNNNNNNNNNNNNNNNNNNNNNNNNNNNNNNNNNNNNNNNNNNNNNNNNNNNNNNNNNNNNNNNNNNNNNNNNNNNNNNNNNNNNNNNNNNNNNNNNNNNNNNNNNNNNNNNNNNNNNNNNNNNNNNNNNNNNNNNNNNNNNNNNNNNNNNNNNNNNNNNNNNNNNNNNNNNNNNNNNNNNNNNNNNNNNNNNNNNNNNNNNNNNNNNNNNNNNNNNNNNNNNNNNNNNNNNNNNNNNNNNNNNNNNNNNNNNNNNNNNNNNNNNNNNNNNNNNNNNNNNNNNNNNNNNNNNNNNNNNNNNNNNNNNNNNNNNNNNNNNNNNNNNNNNNNNNNNNNNNNNNNNNNNNNNNNNNNNNNNNNNNNNNNNNNNNNNNNNNNNNNNNNNNNNNNNNNNNNNNNNNNNNNNNNNNNNNNNNNNNNNNNNNNNNNNNNNNNNNNNNNNNNNNNNNNNNNNNNNNNNNNNNNNNNNNNNNNNNNNNNNNNNNNNNNNNNNNNNNNNNNNNNNNNNNNNNNNNNNNNNNNNNNNNNNNNNNNNNNNNNNNNNNNNNNNNNNNNNNNNNNNNNNNNNNNNNNNNNNNNNNNNNNNNNNNNNNNNNNNNNNNNNNNNNNNNNNNNNNNNNNNNNNNNNNNNNNNNNNNNNNNNNNNNNNNNNNNNNNNNNNNNNNNNNNNNNNNNNNNNNNNNNNNNNNNNNNNNNNNNNNNNNNNNNNNNNNNtttttttttttttttttttttttttgggatcagcgaactatttataataatatactttGGATATTAAAAACACGAGTTATTTTACCTACCATCTATTAATATGTCAACATTTTAGACGAGATGGGATTCTAAATGGAGTATACATAGATCAAGCAAACCACTCTTTTGGACCCACTAGACTTCTATGAGCTATCTTTAGCGAGATAGACTCGGACCGGCACAATACGTTATCTTTGGGCcatatttagaataaaataatctaaGGTGTGAAAGATATTTGTATGAGAATATCCAAGAGGTAGGTAAGTGATAATcaattgaaataaaatgaagggaagaagaaaatataaattataacagtGTTAACGATTAACTAGTGTTTTGCAAAACAAACTAAGAAACAGACTAAAACCCTCCaagcaaagaaatatataaGTTCCTACttaaaaaaaggaatttaaACATAGTAGATGctactatataatataactatatatgttaGAAACCATTTTTAATATCTCAAAAAACACAATGCAAGTTAAAAAGACTAGCATTCCTGAAATTTCCAAAATGTTTGAACATAAGTACTTGCACTCGTTCTAAAAACACCCAATCCTTGTCGAAAACCTCCACAAAGTCATGGTCTAAATCCAGTTGCAAATCTTCAGTAGAACATCCTTCTATCTGCTCACATAGATGCTTTAGATTTTTTGGTATCACTCCGTTTACTTTATTAACCTGTTCCCACCACCAAATAACCGCATTATTTTGCAGGATCACAAAACCATAACAATATTATTCACAACACTAAATTTTTTGACAAGCTGGTTTAGGGTCTCAATATTACCCTAAGAAATTCAAAGCTTTTATATTCTTGTTGATGTCATCTGTCAATACATATACCAAGTAACAAATTATCATGTTTGTTGAACTCTCTAAAATgctttattgttaaaaaaagaaaaccaactGAAAACACCTTATACTAGCTAGCAAATATAGCATCTTCATTAGTAGAAATATGTACCGAGGACAGAGAAAACTAAAACCTGGGAAATGATGACTTTATGGTCCAAAGCCATTCTGTCCTTATCATGCACCTAgcatttgcaattttttttctaaattcgcTCACATCAACAGCACATAATTCCGTCAATGGTGCAAAGACAAGTCCCGCAAAAATGAAGTAACTTGGAAGGATGTAATATTGTTGCACTTTAGCATGCAGCTTCACTTTCATACAATAAACTATTGTAAGAATAGTTTAAAAATGTGATACAATATACTATTCTTACGAGAAACCAATTTGGGTTGGCTTGAAATCTGGTTGAATCACTTCTTAGTTAATATCCCCAGAATGCAAACCCTACACATCCAAAATAACCACAAAAATGTgagtttcaaatatatatatatatatattttttccaaacAGACGcgttcaaaattctaaattcaaaaaTTGAGCTAATATTACATACCAAAGTCGCTCGATCTTTCTTCATTGCAAACTTGCCAAGGTCGAAGAATGTGATTTATGTAGGCGTAGGAAGAAATCTTCACCGCTGATTCCAGCACCGATGGATCAAACTGAAGAGCTTCTAATTTCTCCCGCCGCTTCTCCAACCGATCGTCAAACAGCGTATGCATTTTGGTCACAGAGTTCATGTAACAGCGTATGCATTCTCGTCTGCTGCCGTAGTAACATTTTCTCTTTAGTTGGAATCCCTAATTTTTCCCGCCGCTTCTCCAACCGATCGTCAAACAGCGTATGCATTTTGGTCACGGAGTTCATGTAACAGCGTATACATTCTCGTCCGCTGCCGTAGTAGCATTTTCTCTTTAGTTGGAATCCCTAATTTCTCCCGCCGCTTCTCCAACCGATCGTCAAACAGCGTATGCATTTTGGTCACGGAGTTCATGTAACAGCGTATGCATTCTCGTCCGCTGCCGTAGTAGCATTTCCTCTGTTACATGAATTCCATGACCAAAATGCATACGCTGTTTGACGATCGGTTGGAGAAGCGGCGGGAGAAATTAGGGATTCCAACTAAAGATGGTTCGTGAAAGAACCACTCAATTATCTATTTTATTGTAAAACCTTTCGATTATCTCTTTAATGGTAAAACCCCTTAACTTTAAATCCGTTAATAAAAATTCTCCTCTGTCCACAATGTCGTTAAAATTGGATGATTACGGATAAGTCGTAGTTAAATTAAATCGTTGTGTTTTGAAAAACCTAAAAAACGacatgttattttataagtcaagaattatgataaaaatccaaaataccaTTATACATCTAGATGTACTACTGGaacataaaatttatcaaaataagATTCCTAGTCGAGTGCAACATCAAAGTAAACatgaagcaacaaaaaaaaaccattttttgttttcaatcacTAGCACACATAATTAAAAGTAcacattcatataaaatagtgaaattttcttttaaagtatTCAAGAcatctacaaaataaaatagaaaagtggtattaatatttattaattagcaGATAAAATGAAAACCATGCATCAAGACCTAAAACAAAATTCTGATATCAGCCAACCATAAAAATGTATCAAATTTGAGACCGGACATAATCCAATTTCACTTCATTTGTACCATTCTAAAATATGgatgttttattaatatttttttaactagaTATTGTGTGTGAACTGTAGTTTGCAACATCTTGAATTAATTTATACACATACAACGTTGCGTTTCTATCAAAAATCTAGCTGGTCTCGTAATCTCGTATACAGTGAAAATGATGtccacaaaatctcaaaataaacatataatatgaatatatgatcaTTCTTATTATTATCTCAAAGAGCAAATGAAGCACAATGAGACGATGGACTTCCCCATCCATTTGTTTATCAAATTTTCCTACACCCATGAGTCCTTGCCATGTTTACTGAAAACATGTGCAACAACTTATTCTTGCATAATGTGTTTGTAATCGCTACAACATGTTGTTTTATCTTGTAGGTTTACCGAAAGAATTGGAATGTCATTAAGGATCCACTTTTCTGACTACATCCAAATGTCTCGTTCATTTCATATGGATTTCAATCAGTCCTTTTGTAAGGAGCTCACGTCTACGGTTAATGGTTCTTCAAGTGTAAGAATGTGTAATGCCAACCCCATaacttagaagaaaagaaaacaattatgaAATATCGACTTTTTAGGAAATGAGTATATTAGGAAGGAATGTAGCTAGACACAAACTCTCCAAAGATGCTTGCATAAAATTGCTTGATTAAACATACATGTTTATAATACGTTTCTTTAAACCTTAGAGGaggttattggtttatgattttaatagatttaaaaatccaaacaaaaatcaggtgttattcaattattgatttttaaaatacttctcaaaattatgtgttattggctctatgatttataaatacttgttaaaatctcatgtttttaatttaacgATTTGTTTTTGGACTTCAAAAgccacattatgtttttaatggatttgaatggattgaaagtgtaaaatagaagaattCAAATCCAATGATAAAACacgttatttcaaaatccatgtgttttgattttcataatttatagaAATCAATTCTCCAATAACAACTTCTTAGAActctaatattttcttaatgTTGATAATGAAGTTAAATATGGTATATAATGTTCTTTCCTCAAATCAATCATGTTATTCCATATATTGACAGAGTAATATGGTATTTAACTTCATACTAATTACTCTGTCAATATATGAAATAGCATGactgaaaataataattctcgttaacaaatttttagttgtaatatataattttatattcgATGACAACTTAGATTGGACTGTTGTATTAAGACACTCACCACTTATCATAAACATATGGTATGTACATTTTAAGttataatatagatatataccaTATGGTGGTATGTACATTTTAAGTTATaattaggatttaacccgtagtacaccacaaaatatttgttttttcatttatttatatatataatttttatgattttatattataattgattaagtttatttgaatttttaagaTGACgcattgttatatatatattagtgtattgacaataaaaatttgtgttattgatttgtgattttgtatagatatttccattaaaaatcataattaaggAAGGTAAAATATTctagaatatttattttttattacaaacaTTTCAtccaagttttaatatttattcagATGAAAAAGGTTAATTatgaaaatcttataaataaaaagttagaacacaaaatgtatttcaaaaatgataatatagatatatacactTGATTAAATTTGGAACATCATTCATAAAGCCTCAGCTGAACAATCCATAAAACAATGAACCCTTAAAATTTAGTTTGCAATAAACAAAACCAGTACCtcaaaaatgtaaacaaaacaaaacttctcATTCTCGTTGCTCTTGAAATAAAGGAATGGAACCAAACTAGGAACATAGACAAGGTGAAAAGGCCAAGGATCAACCTCAAAAGCCATTTGAATCTTCTTGAACCTATCTCCCTTCACTACATAGACGCAACACACTTCCCTTTTAAGCGTGTCAAAGTTACactaatttatttgtttggccaaagagaaacaataaaactaataaagcttgtttattatttttttcgtgTTGTGTTTGTATAAAGCttgtttccattttctttttctagaagTCAATTTTCATCTATACAAGCTAAATAAAAGGCAGTAGAGTTAATTCAACAAATAATTGACAGATTCGAGTCCATGAGTTTGGAATAGACGATGGAACAATACGACAGAAACTATGTGCTCAAGCTAGTGTTTCCTCTCTCATGTTTATACATACCGCTCCTTTAATCCAAGAATAGACGAGGGTGACAAAGGCTTCGAATACTTCTTGATTTAAATGAAGTtttgaaaaagataaaatataatgactatcttttctttctatttttcttccCAAACGATAGTAACAAAATGTGACTAACGTGCTAAGCCAAAAAAACATAGTCTCACccctaaaacaaaaagatgtcgCGATAAATGATTTGTTGTCTGTTAGGATGCCTCAGCTGCATACATCGCTGCACTTCCATTTGACTTGTGCTGCTTTAGAAGGGAGATAATTTCATAAAGTAATTCTCCCCTTGAAGTCAATGACTCTGTCTTGTTTAAAATAACCTAAAATAGCCTATTCTGATTGTCTCTGACTGCATAACCCTTGAATAGAACAACAAGTATGCAGTAGAGAGGTCACCATTAGTCTTGATGTCGGATTGAGTAACAGCTAAAACATTactatcattaaaacaaaactatttgtTCTCCTCCAACTTAGTAGACGCAATATAATGACCACCAACCAGGCCACCACCCTTGCGATTACTTATGACATAAAGTTCATAAACATACTGGCTGTTTTTATTCTCTACGAACTTAATCAAATCTAGATTGTGTATCGGAAAATTCACCAATGTTCCAAGATTCTCGACATTCGAAACGTTTAATGTGGAATACAACTACATGAAGTGATCAATGGAACTTGACTCTCTTCCACAACCTTGACAAACCAGTGTTGACTTGAAATGTTCTTGGAAGACTCTAAGATCTCGTTCACCaccttagtatatatatatatatatatatatttttggcacACACTTTGTGTTTGAATTTTTGAGTTGCACTTCTTAACATGGACAAACGAGTTTAAGCACATCAACAATGTAAACATTGGTAAGAATCCTGCGCTCTGATATAGAAACATCTATTTCTCTAAAAATCGCATTTTTCTCTTAGGATAATCTGAAAATTTGGTTAAGTAAATACCTTGGGGATAACCAACAACGTACATACATGTAAAGAAAACACTAGGCTAATCAAGACAATTTGTGATCAATTTTGCtccaaaacaaacaatgtaATATCTTGAAATATACTATTACGTACTTACATCTTTGTgctaattttacattttaactttaattttttagaaagaaCCATTACATTCGTAGTTTTTAGActgaaaaaaacagaaaatgataatgaaatctatatttattagTAAAGATTATTGTATAATGAGACTAGCCACTTTACAAATTTCTCTGGGCCAAATTCACAAATCATTGCCTTTGAGGATCACATACAAAAGTAGGCAAACTTATGTGTCTACATTGACACATTGGTAGTAATTCATAATTCTAGACTTTTTCATGTATCATGCTATATTTTTATGACAGAATTTATTAAACGATTCCACCAGGCcacactaaacaaaacattcaaaaacatatttaaaaaaaacgctTTGGCTTTTGTATAGTCTCTGATCCATAAAACATGAACTATCCAAAACCTATAAGAAGTCGAAATAGACTCACCACTTATCATAAACGTACGGTATATACATTTTTAGTCATAATATATACACTTTATTAAATTTCGAACCATCATTCACAAAGCCTCAGCCAGAGCCGGACTTGACCCCATTGAAATGAAACATTGCAATGGGGCCCcacattttttggattttttttggatacaaTGAAGCCCCCAAATACTCAAAAACTGTTacttttcagaaattttaagGGGTTGTTACAGTttttttaggacattttgtatctatatttttaaaattaggtGTTTTGTttaactgttttttctttttagtctaTAGCTTTTATACTAGGAAAATTatgactatatttttttataatttgtatggGGCCCCCAAATGCTTTGGTCCGGCTCTGGCCTCAGCTGAAcaaaccattaaaaaaagtactttttatttttatttatttagtatgttACCCAATCCATAAAACaatgaactcttaaaattaatacctcaaaaatgtaataaaaactAAACTTCTCATTCTCGTTGCTCTTGAACTAAAGGAATGGGAACCAAACTAGGAACATAGACAAGGTGAAAAGGCCAAGGATCAACCTCAAAACCCATTTGAATCTTCTTGAACCTATCTCCCTTCACTATATAGACGCAAGGCTTACCAATTTCATCACAAGTACACACAATGAGCCTCTTGTCATCATTGTTATCGACGTAGTAACTCGGCTGAGAATTACAGCGTGTATGGTTTTGTAATCTCGGGAAGTCTGGTATCGACACCGTCATTAACAGTCTCCACGACACAATCTCCTTCATATCTCCAGTAATCATGTTCTTGGTCACCCAAATCTTGACCTTCTTTGTTGTCTTGCATTGTTCCAACACAGAAATCCGATCTCCCCTAAAAACCTCAAGGATTTGAGTATCTCCGAAATCGTTCTTACACGGCAAAAAACAAAATGGCTTGAATCTCTCGCTtgaaaaatcaaagctttggATAAAAGTATCACCACTCTCAAACCTCTTAGCAATCCAATACAGAGTTCCATTCAAAGATAAAACAGTCCGTGGAGACCTTACGTGCCAGTCAAGTAAACCAAACTTACAATCTTTCCACGCATTGGTTGCAAACTCGTAGATTGAAACCCTCGGGTCAATTTTGGTGTCACTGCCGTCGTCCATCTCTTGACTGAAACCATAACTTAACCCTAATATCTTGTATTCCTTATCAGGTCTACCGTTATCATAACCTAGTCCATATAAATTGAATCTATTCCTCTTCGGCTCGATCCATTTAGTTTGTCGTTCTCTCAACCATGGATTCCAGATCGCAACCTCGCGAGGCAAAGCAGGGCATAACAAAAACCCGTCGCAATAAAACATGTTTCGATACAACTTAAGTTTCTTATCAGGACCCTGATCATGAGTTTCTAGGTTTAGCTCACGCACCTCTAAGGAATCATCGAGATTGATGCCTATTGAATAAATCTTGGAATTCTCGGTCCGTAAGATGAATTGAGGACGGACGCAGGCCAAGTGATTGTTGATGAATCTCTTGTCGTTGTAGAGTGTGTTCCATTGTTTGCAAACGGTTCTGAATCGAGCGAGAGATAGAGGTGGAACACGATAAAGTATCTCATCCTCCAACTCCGCTGGAAGCTTCTTCGGcatccttattttttttggatagagaagaaaccctaatttcttatatatactcagttgaataaaaatatataattataattaattactaaaatatctaaacccaatatttttccatttttcacATTGCAATTATGACAAAAAGATCTGGTTGATTTCTTGGATTACCAAGCCCAAAAAGAATTTTACCACCTTTTTAGATCCTCAAAATTAATTGGTCTCTTTCATCTTTAAttttgtctgattttttttaaaatttatttgtttggtgaTAAGTAAACCATTTTtgcattactaaaaaaaaatctaaccaacatgtgaaattaaaatatctctttACATTCACACTAAAAAGCTAGAGGTTTTATTCCTTGTCAAAACTCTAGCTAGGGGCACACGGTCTTCGTTATATTTCTACTCACCAAAAAATAGGTATTCAAGATCTTCTAATGTTAGTTGAATCGCAGAACTTTTACCATGTTTTTCACCCAATGCAGATGCAACAATTTTCCTTTTACGTTCctgtgaaaattaatttaaagaaacacaaatcacaATTGAGTGGAGAAATGTTATTATAATCTTGAAATGATCCTGATAGGTTTGGACCAATattagaaataattaaatataccTGAAGAGTAAGAATTCGTTCCTCGACGGTATTTTTGATGGCAATACGTGTTACCGTAACAGTCCGAGTTTGTCCGATACGATGAGCTCGATCGATAGCTTGGTCTTCAGTTGTTGGATTCCACCAAAGATCCAAGAGAATAACATGACAGGCAGCTATCATGTTCAATCCAAGGTTTCCAGCTTTAAGAGACATCAACATCACTTCTACCTGTTTGATATTAAAACATTGCATTAGTTGTCTTATATAGATAAATGTAATATGCGAATTTTGAAAGCAAAGTAATGTAACATCACTTACATCTGGATCATTGTTGAATTCTTTTACAGCTATGTCTCTTGTTAGTAGAGACATCGAACCATCTAGTCGTCTGAACTTTATACGGTTTTTGACAAAAGACTGCTCAACCAAGTCAAGCATACCCGTCCACTGAGAGAAGACTATAGTCTTTATTGGTGGAGAGTCTGGATCAGAGCCTTGCTTTGGAAGCGACTGAAGAATCTCTATCACAGCTTTGATTTTGGATGAAATAAACTCGCCTTGTAGCGAAAAAAGAACTTTCTTATCCTTAGGATCATCATAATCGTTGATGCAACTTCTAATTGCAGATTCAGTGAAAACATTATCATGTTTAAGCTCTGTACTGCAATTAAGTGCAGGGCACGTTTTGTGATCCCCATTAATGTTTTCAGACACACACTCATAGCAAAACACATGGCCGCACAAAGTAACAACAGGGTCTTTTGGTGGATCCTGcagagaataataataagagtgaaaaaaaaaaagaatattaggAACATAGTGAAAGAGCCTCAAGACAATCAATGCGCAACCATTACATTAATGCACTTACGTTGCAGACATTGCAGATGCTAAAGGATGATTTT comes from Camelina sativa cultivar DH55 chromosome 19, Cs, whole genome shotgun sequence and encodes:
- the LOC104765499 gene encoding putative F-box protein At3g16590, with the protein product MPKKLPAELEDEILYRVPPLSLARFRTVCKQWNTLYNDKRFINNHLACVRPQFILRTENSKIYSIGINLDDSLEVRELNLETHDQGPDKKLKLYRNMFYCDGFLLCPALPREVAIWNPWLRERQTKWIEPKRNRFNLYGLGYDNGRPDKEYKILGLSYGFSQEMDDGSDTKIDPRVSIYEFATNAWKDCKFGLLDWHVRSPRTVLSLNGTLYWIAKRFESGDTFIQSFDFSSERFKPFCFLPCKNDFGDTQILEVFRGDRISVLEQCKTTKKVKIWVTKNMITGDMKEIVSWRLLMTVSIPDFPRLQNHTRCNSQPSYYVDNNDDKRLIVCTCDEIGKPCVYIVKGDRFKKIQMGFEVDPWPFHLVYVPSLVPIPLVQEQRE